TTACACATTGAAAAGACCAAAGGCGTCTCAAGGAAGCAAAATCCAAGGTGATTCTCGATTTCGAACTGTTGAATCTTACACTTGTTAACCACTCTCATCAGGCATGCCTCCACTGAAGGACCTTCATCACCATCGTTGTCGGTGTTTAGCTTGAATCCACGCAAGTAGGACTCACCTCGGAAATTCAGAAACTTATCGATGAAACTCAAGCAGGTGCTGTCCTCTGAGAAGTCAGATTTGTCCAGATCTAGTCTAGGCACCCATAGCCAGAGATCTCTCCATCTAGAGGACAAAACACTTGTCCCAACAGATTCCTTGCTAGTAAGAAATGTGAGTATGTGACATAGCAACGGTTCAGGCAATATGCTGATCCTGTCTTCACCACTTGTTCCACTTCTTCCTCCTTGCATAGCTTTTCTTTAACTTTCAACAGAGAAAACGACCTCAAAAATTCAAATGATCAATCATTTAAACAATAAATACTTTGCAGTTAACATAGATCAGTCGAGTAAAGTAGAAGTATGGAGAAAGCAACTCACCGGAGATTGAACCCTTCTTGATATGTTTGACCTTTCTTGTTTTTATAGTCAAAGTTGGATGCATATTGCAGCTTTAACTTATTCTTGACTAagtatagtttttaaatttcttagtCATTACCCAATACCCATAATAAGTTAATGGGTCCAGTCAACGTCGACATTAaaatatcaaccattaccattTGCCAAAGCACTCTTATTGATCGCAAACTACTTTTCAACCGTCTTGTTGACGGCAAACTCAACAAGTGGTGTGTAGTCAAGCCCTTAAGTTAAGTGACGTAAAACAGACGCATAGATTCTATATCATTAATCAAACCAGAGCATATGATATTAGCAGCGTTAGAAATAATATCATGTAAGTGCATAGTCTTGGAAGTAAATAACATATCAAATAGCCTACAATCAAAAACAGTGCATGATATAAGAGATACTCAAAATCATTCAACCAAACCAGAAGGAGTCTTAAGCCATACCAGTAGTACCTCACACAAAGGGTTAAAGCTGTGTCTTAAGCCACACTTTTACACACTTATTCTATATTCAGATCCAGCTTCAGAACCTATTGGATTTTACATTAGACATCCCCATCAGGCTATGGATGATTCGGAGATTGTAACCACTGGAATAACTTCAAACTGACACAAACTAGAGCGTCTTGGAGATTCAATGAGTTGTTCCAAGACACCAGGCTTGTGTTTCTCTCCAGTAGAAGACTGATTCAAACGAAGAACCACCTTCTTGAACGTTGTAGAGTTCTTCATAAAGTATCTAGCCAAATCCAGTTCAGTAGTTATCTCTGTGACCGGGCTATCCATTTCAACAGATACAAGAGACGATACCAAACAACGAGGCAGGACATTGGAGAGTCTAGCTATCACTTCTGGGTAATGAATTAACAACTCCTGCAAACACAAATCGACAGAATAAAAACCTCATAACTTGCAAAgttttaaagaaatttaatttgatttaaattattatagtttcataatttttcaccttttaatttaaattttaaagtttattgttttgaaattttacgAGATTATGACATTTGCACAATTTTTGAtagaaaaaatgatagatataaaataattaaaaactagaaTTTTTTGTAGTATTTAAACCTGTAAAAATAagttctatttattttagttgtttaatagattatttatttttttagaaatatttaatttatgaataTGGTTTGAAAGAAAATTGTTAGCAATTATTAAAAAGATGAGATCTAATATTTTGCATTATTTGGACACAAGATTAATCATactattgtttggaaacattaataatagtataaaaataaatatattgtttggaaaaatgaatagtagtataaaaataaatattagtaatttaatgtatgtttaactataaactaaaatatatatttaatttaaaattttacaaaataaagattatgtttaatacaatgtttctgttttaataagatagaacTATGTAATTTCAACAGCCActctcaatttttttctttctttataatttatactagatcatgacccgcccgAACGGGCGGGCTTTTTATTGTTTTGCAAATTCagattgtgtttttttattgtaacgtAAGTTTTGCTGTAAAacttgtgttttgatttttttgtatattatgaagctaaattatagaaaataattattacataatttcttagtgagttttattttattctgacatctaatatattttctgtAATAGTTCAAAACAATctgttatttatattgatgAATTGTCGGGTGATATTGTCCAGAAGCGGCTACAACTTGAAAAGTGTCAATAGTTTTCCACTCTCCAACTGGTAAGTCGTGCTGAAGACGGAAAATTTGATTCCTTTTGTAAGATGCTGCAATCTTTACATCGTacataacaacaacaactaaATTAGATAATGAATACTATAAGATGATTACTGTATTCTTGTTCGTTTGGTATAGTCGACTggttgaaaataattttgtgtatatattctaaaattggATCTGATCTTTATACGACATAATCAACAGTCATAATATAATCAAAGTGTATAGTTTGTGTATATAACAGTCATCGCTAGAATATTAAAATTGGAGCATGTACAATGTATTCTTGTTAGTTTGTTATAGTTGACTggttgaaaataattttgtgtatatattctaaaattggatctgattttaGTATTGTTATAAGACACAGTCAACAGTCATAATATAATCAAAGTGTATAGTTTGTGTATATAAGAGTCCATAATCACACATAAGATGACCGATAAATTAGACAGAAAAGTGTATAATTTGTGTATATAACAGtccaaatatatatgatttagtaTGTATGATAATTATTAAGATAATGACCACATGCTTGTCTAGTATactatactaaataatatactaAATCATGTATATTTGGTATGTAATAACTACCACATTTAATAAGTTGCATTTAGTATGTAATAACTACATGCTCGTCTAATATAAGTTATGGTACGGTAggttaaatatgaaataaatagaTTAGGCGTTAGTTAAGTTAAGGcatttaataagatatatatgaggttcatattaaaaattctaCCTAGCAAAAGtcacaatgtttctgttttaataagatagattataatcatcaattttgttatgccaaaaaatcatcaatattattcataattaactttataaactttcataaacAAATATGAcacatgatttttaaaatatgacaaaatataataataaatagtcaaataattcaccaaaaaaaagtcaaataaatattctaatgttataaaaattattaaatcaaaatatttttataaaagtataacgataaatgctaaattatatatatattcatgtaaCTGTAAAACATACggactaaaatataaaaaaataaatagtatttcGAAGGTTCAAATATTACttcttcaaatttgaagaaTGTAATATTCGCCCCTCAAATTTAGAATGCTaactcttaaaaaaaaagaaaaaaaaaggcacTTGGAGTAAAATGGATCCCTTAAATAGTCTATCACTTCAAACACTACGTAGACATCAAACTTGACAGATTCATAAACTCAAGTCTAGGAGTGTCGATCACAACTGTATCCAAAGTATTTCAACACAACCAGGATCTGCTCGTTCCAGAGTGAGGCTCTGACTCTGTAGTGACTTGAGGCCGACGCACAAGTGCCGCTAGAGTCGAGCTCTCAAGTATAACGTAGACCAGACGCATAGATCTACGTCTATTATCAAATGGCTTATAATCAAATGACCAGAGCATGACATATTAGCTTTGgaaataataacatattttctAAGTGCATAATCTCGTGACAAAGTTTAATAATAGGGACTCAAAATCATTCACAACCAAAACCAAATGGAGTCTTAAGACATACCAATACCTCACACAGAAAGgagaaacaaaaaggaaaaggaaagcCATGGGAATCAAGCTAAAGTCTGAGCCAACTAGTCTCATCTCAAAAACATTCGTTGacttttgcattttttttttaccattccAGGCTTTAGAACCTACGTGATTTTTCATAAACATACCCCTCAGGCCATGGATTCGGAGTTGGAACCACTGGAATAACTTCGAACTGAGACAAACCATAGCGCCTTGATTCTTTCACGAGTTGTTCCAAGACACAAGGTTTGAGTGTACAATCATTCAAACGCAGCACGAGCTTCTTGAGTGTAGTCGAGTTCTTCATAAAGTATCTAGCCAGCTTCAGTTCCATAGCTTTCTCCGTGACCGGGCTTTCAATTTCAACAGATTCGAGAGACGACACCAAACAACTAGGCAGCACGGTGGAGATTCTAATACTCACTGGATCCGTAGAATCATCAATAACCAATTCCTAACAAAAAGACAGAATTCAAAATCCAGGAGAGGGACTAATCTCAGAACTTGAAAAAGTTTAAAAGCCAAATTGTTTACCAGTGTCAAGTGTTTCAGATTGGGGCAGCTCTCAAGAACGACTGGTATTAGTTTAGGGGATGCGTTTAAGCACATGGTGGCACGCAAAACAGTCAAGTCATGAAACTTGGGAGTTCGTTTCATTTGATGGAAACTACTATATATAAACTGTAAAaagcaaagagaagaagaacacaaacaaagtgagttaaaaaaaaaaaaaacatatgacaATGGGAAATTAAGTGTTTAGAGTTTTGTACCTTGAGAGATGTCCATGATATGGTCATATCTTCAACCCCTGAAAAACTCTTGACAAGATTGTAGATCATCTTCGTTTCCGACAAGTGACCTTTCATCAACCCAAACTCGACATCAATATCAACCTTGACAACGTCAGCCGCACTGATTATCTTAAAGCTTTTGAAATGGTAGTAATCCATCAGACTCAGATGCTCGAGTTTCGGTGCATCAATCAATACTGAATAACGCCCACGAACGTAGAAACGTTCCACTCCTTTTAGAGCGAAGCTCTTTAGCGACTTGGAGCAGACGCGTAACGCCACCACAGCATCATCTACGCTCACGCTTATTTTCAAGacttcaagaacaggagaggAGGAGATCAGCGCCTCCGCAGCCGCGTCGCTAGGCATAACAACGTCTTCCAAGTACATGGTCTTGAGACAGGGCAAGGAAAGAGACACGAACTCGTTCAGCCTGACGAAATGGAGTTTTAAGCAGACCAAGGCCTCGCACGCGGAGAGCGTCAAGGGCGGCGTCGCGATGTTGTCGACGCTGAGTTGTTCGAATCGATTCTCCACTTGGTAACGTTCCATCTTCCGCATATCCACTCTACCGAGACACGGCTCGTAAAGAGAGACGTCGCTGTGGAAGACGTCGTGGTCAATGGTTAGCTTGAACTCACG
This window of the Raphanus sativus cultivar WK10039 unplaced genomic scaffold, ASM80110v3 Scaffold0130, whole genome shotgun sequence genome carries:
- the LOC108845583 gene encoding F-box/FBD/LRR-repeat protein At5g18770-like produces the protein MIFTIPKSKILRFSHQIPASRVTKEIQGVLKEIFEVDSRALPANCASSLSPFRQSFRRRRLRVSSSSVREGEDRISLLPEPLLCHILSFLTTEEAVWTSVLSSPWRHLWKCVPRLELDTSSFASDRVCVDFIDEFLAFQGKPYYLREFKLTIDHDVFHSDVSLYEPCLGRVDMRKMERYQVENRFEQLSVDNIATPPLTLSACEALVCLKLHFVRLNEFVSLSLPCLKTMYLEDVVMPSDAAAEALISSSPVLEVLKISVSVDDAVVALRVCSKSLKSFALKGVERFYVRGRYSVLIDAPKLEHLSLMDYYHFKSFKIISAADVVKVDIDVEFGLMKGHLSETKMIYNLVKSFSGVEDMTISWTSLKFIYSSFHQMKRTPKFHDLTVLRATMCLNASPKLIPVVLESCPNLKHLTLELLIHYPEVIARLSNVLPRCLVSSLVSVEMDSPVTEITTELDLARYFMKNSTTFKKVVLRLNQSSTGEKHKPGVLEQLIESPRRSSLCQFEVIPVVTISESSIA